In the genome of Massilibacillus massiliensis, one region contains:
- the malQ gene encoding 4-alpha-glucanotransferase — MPASKILHHSHCENFRSPFGAVPAGSQVALSIDIDQQYPVSSVSLRLWQDTKGETLLKMEQKDADQDRIKYTAVITMPEHGCLIWYYFLITTEREQIVFYGNNPDQLGGEGALYTSPPPSFQITVYQRGAKTPAWLKNAVMYQIFPDRFHREDATVLSSKKDAVIHSSWDNTPSYFKDPDTKEIIAYDFFGGTLTGIIKKLPYLKELGISVIYLNPIFEAQSNHRYDTGDYHKVDPMLGTNEDVALLCAKAKELDIRIILDGVFSHTGSDSKYFNREGHYDSIGAYQSKDSPYYEWYDFINHPEVYKSWWGFDTLPNVKETTKSYLDFMIYQEDSVLKYWLKKGISGWRLDVIDELPPEFSKPFYKTLKGMDPDAVIIGEVWEDASNKISYDVNRQYLCGREMDAAMNYPLRQIILQYIFGDRSGEATNRAVMSLYENYPKENFYAMMNLVGSHDVERILTLLGEAPNGGEMPAIAQSQYRLNEVQYQLALERLKLVSLWQMTFPGMPSIYYGDEAGMQGYKDPYNRGAYIWGKEDRALQDWYKKIIALRNSYQALRTGTWIPIIAQDDIYGYVRQIVGGKDVFGQDAEDETFLIVFNRSKIETHKVMIPVRGICHGMLTSMLEDGKPMQVRQGKIELELAPLQAILYKQVKEVKLDRGAGVLLHLTSLPSKYGIGDLGRSAYEFVNFLQQGQQKYWQILPLNPVGYGFSPYQSLSAFAGNPMLICLGKIVTDFLLAPKDVKVPYNVASDKVDFEQTWAFKEKCLRLAYKNFSQHSPGHGYKDFCEKQSYWLESYALFMALKKHFGEMSWDAWPAEIAKHQEAAVVKYQKLLAEEIAYQKFLQYLFFKQWKELKQYANIRGVKIIGDMPIFIAHDSADVWSNQNLFCLDAQGRAAKVAGVPPDYFSETGQLWGNPHYAWNHMKEDAYAWWRNRFSTLLKLVDVIRVDHFRGFAAYWEVDGKAETAIEGKWVEGPGEAFFKTLETYFDKLPLIAEDLGVITDEVRDLKEQFAYSGMKVLHFELLSDENRKTTFSCEENCVVYTGTHDNNTTVGWYQEDLSDAELEAVGEVLQVNNIDVMEACWELIRYAYASNASAVIIPMQDLLTLGSEARMNLPGTVGHDNWKWAALPNVLSQDLANKLSDFCKLYKR, encoded by the coding sequence ATGCCTGCAAGTAAAATCTTACATCATTCTCATTGCGAAAATTTTCGCAGTCCGTTTGGGGCGGTTCCTGCGGGCAGTCAGGTGGCGTTAAGCATTGATATCGATCAGCAGTATCCGGTTTCTTCTGTCTCGCTCAGGTTGTGGCAGGACACGAAAGGAGAAACTTTGCTGAAAATGGAGCAAAAAGACGCAGACCAAGATCGCATAAAATACACTGCAGTGATCACAATGCCGGAACATGGCTGTCTCATATGGTATTACTTTTTGATTACTACGGAGCGTGAGCAGATCGTATTTTATGGGAATAATCCTGACCAACTTGGGGGTGAAGGTGCGCTTTACACGTCGCCCCCACCGTCTTTTCAAATTACTGTTTATCAACGCGGTGCAAAAACACCTGCATGGCTTAAGAATGCTGTCATGTATCAGATCTTTCCAGATCGTTTTCATCGGGAGGATGCAACTGTTCTCAGCAGCAAAAAAGATGCGGTGATTCACTCCAGTTGGGACAATACACCTTCCTATTTTAAAGATCCCGATACCAAAGAAATCATCGCCTATGATTTTTTCGGGGGGACATTAACGGGAATTATAAAAAAATTACCGTATTTAAAAGAACTCGGAATCAGCGTAATTTATTTGAATCCGATTTTTGAGGCGCAGAGCAATCATCGTTATGATACCGGCGATTATCATAAAGTCGATCCGATGCTTGGCACAAATGAAGATGTTGCATTGCTGTGTGCAAAGGCAAAGGAATTGGACATTCGCATAATTCTCGATGGTGTGTTCAGTCATACAGGCAGTGACAGTAAATATTTTAATCGTGAAGGGCATTATGACAGCATAGGGGCATATCAATCCAAAGATTCTCCGTATTACGAATGGTATGATTTTATCAACCATCCAGAGGTCTATAAAAGTTGGTGGGGGTTTGATACACTGCCAAATGTGAAAGAAACAACGAAGTCATATCTTGATTTTATGATTTATCAGGAAGACAGTGTGCTGAAATATTGGCTTAAAAAAGGCATTAGCGGCTGGCGGCTTGATGTCATTGATGAATTGCCGCCGGAATTTTCTAAACCGTTTTATAAAACGCTGAAGGGTATGGACCCGGATGCCGTCATCATTGGTGAAGTGTGGGAAGACGCATCAAATAAAATCAGTTACGATGTAAATCGGCAGTATCTATGCGGACGAGAAATGGATGCGGCGATGAATTATCCCCTGCGGCAGATTATATTGCAGTATATATTTGGCGATAGAAGCGGTGAAGCTACAAATCGTGCCGTCATGAGCTTGTATGAAAATTATCCGAAGGAAAATTTTTATGCGATGATGAATCTAGTTGGCAGTCATGATGTGGAAAGAATTCTTACCTTGCTTGGCGAAGCGCCCAACGGTGGAGAAATGCCAGCGATTGCACAGTCGCAATATCGATTGAATGAAGTGCAATACCAGCTGGCATTGGAAAGACTAAAGCTTGTCTCGCTATGGCAGATGACTTTCCCGGGAATGCCATCCATATATTATGGTGACGAAGCCGGCATGCAGGGATATAAAGATCCATATAATCGCGGTGCTTACATTTGGGGGAAAGAAGATCGGGCCCTGCAAGACTGGTATAAAAAAATCATTGCGCTAAGAAATTCTTACCAAGCGTTAAGAACAGGTACATGGATTCCGATCATTGCCCAGGACGATATCTATGGATATGTGCGGCAGATTGTCGGAGGAAAAGATGTGTTTGGGCAAGATGCAGAAGATGAGACTTTTCTTATCGTTTTCAATCGCAGTAAAATTGAAACACATAAGGTTATGATACCTGTTCGAGGGATTTGTCACGGAATGCTCACGAGCATGCTGGAAGATGGAAAGCCTATGCAAGTCCGGCAGGGGAAAATAGAACTTGAGCTGGCTCCTTTGCAAGCCATTTTATATAAACAGGTAAAAGAAGTAAAACTTGATCGGGGTGCGGGGGTGCTCTTGCATTTGACATCATTGCCATCTAAATATGGAATTGGCGATTTAGGCAGGAGTGCTTATGAATTTGTCAATTTTCTGCAGCAAGGACAACAAAAGTATTGGCAGATTCTTCCCCTAAACCCGGTTGGATATGGCTTCTCTCCTTATCAGTCACTTTCCGCCTTCGCCGGCAATCCGATGCTGATCTGTCTAGGAAAAATCGTAACGGATTTTTTGCTTGCTCCTAAAGATGTAAAAGTGCCGTACAACGTAGCTTCTGATAAAGTTGATTTTGAGCAAACCTGGGCGTTTAAGGAAAAATGCTTACGGCTGGCATATAAAAATTTTAGTCAGCACTCACCTGGACATGGGTATAAAGATTTTTGTGAAAAGCAATCCTATTGGCTGGAATCGTATGCTTTGTTCATGGCACTAAAAAAACATTTTGGTGAGATGAGCTGGGATGCGTGGCCGGCAGAAATTGCGAAACATCAGGAAGCGGCTGTTGTAAAATATCAAAAACTTCTTGCAGAAGAAATTGCCTATCAAAAATTTTTGCAGTATTTATTTTTCAAGCAATGGAAGGAACTGAAACAGTATGCCAATATAAGAGGCGTAAAAATCATCGGCGATATGCCAATTTTTATCGCCCATGACAGTGCAGATGTCTGGTCGAATCAAAACTTGTTTTGTTTAGATGCGCAAGGCAGGGCGGCGAAAGTTGCCGGTGTACCGCCAGACTATTTTAGTGAGACAGGACAGCTTTGGGGAAATCCACATTATGCATGGAATCACATGAAAGAAGATGCGTATGCGTGGTGGCGGAATCGATTTTCAACGTTGTTAAAACTGGTAGATGTAATTCGCGTGGATCATTTTCGTGGTTTTGCAGCGTATTGGGAAGTTGATGGTAAGGCTGAAACTGCAATAGAAGGAAAATGGGTGGAAGGTCCGGGTGAAGCATTTTTTAAAACGCTGGAGACCTATTTTGATAAATTGCCATTAATTGCCGAAGATTTAGGGGTTATTACAGATGAAGTTAGGGATTTAAAAGAACAATTCGCGTATTCTGGGATGAAGGTGTTGCACTTTGAACTTTTGTCCGATGAAAATAGAAAAACCACATTTAGCTGTGAAGAAAATTGTGTTGTTTATACCGGGACACATGATAACAATACAACGGTCGGATGGTATCAGGAAGATTTGTCTGATGCAGAATTAGAAGCCGTTGGCGAAGTATTGCAAGTCAATAATATCGATGTCATGGAAGCCTGCTGGGAATTGATCCGCTATGCTTACGCCAGCAACGCCTCCGCAGTGATTATCCCAATGCAGGATTTACTCACTTTAGGCAGTGAAGCACGGATGAATCTACCGGGAACAGTCGGTCATGATAATTGGAAATGGGCGGCATTGCCTAACGTACTCAGCCAAGACCTTGCCAATAAATTGTCTGATTTTTGTAAACTGTATAAAAGATAA
- the glgA gene encoding glycogen synthase GlgA has product MLKVLFVAAEAVPFIKTGGLADVAGSLPKALKKQGVDVRVVIPKYSGIPDSDKSQMQHLFSQTVNVAWRQQYCGISYLEHNGIKTYFVDNEQYFKRDRLYGYEDDAERFSFFCRAVIEMLPKIDFIPDVIHCNDWHCGLISILLKAEYAQQELYAKIRTLYTIHNLKYQGIFGKEIMDDVLGLDWKYYHDGGLEFDGCVNFMKSGIVYSDYISTVSETYAKEIQYAYFGERLEHLLQARSHTLQGIVNGIDDKLYNPKTDAKIYVKYDAESVEKKAENKVRLQQELGLPIRRDSPMLAIVSRLVAEKGLDLVAHIIDELMQNEDIQLVVLGTGDKQYEELFKTLAWRYPTKVSANIIFSNDLAHRVYAASDIFLMPSQYEPCGIGQLIALHYGAIPIVRETGGLKDTVRSYNKYENVGNGFTFANYNAHDLLFTVKRALGYYADSSIWEKIIHNAMSSDYSWKQSAKQYKKLYSDLKTK; this is encoded by the coding sequence ATGCTAAAAGTTCTCTTTGTAGCTGCAGAAGCTGTTCCGTTTATTAAAACAGGTGGATTGGCAGATGTCGCCGGTTCGCTGCCTAAGGCCCTGAAAAAGCAGGGCGTTGATGTAAGAGTCGTTATTCCTAAATACAGCGGTATTCCGGATTCTGATAAAAGTCAGATGCAGCATCTTTTCAGCCAGACTGTCAATGTTGCATGGCGTCAGCAATATTGCGGAATTTCCTATTTAGAGCATAATGGCATCAAAACTTATTTTGTTGACAATGAACAATATTTCAAACGAGATCGTTTGTATGGTTATGAAGACGATGCAGAACGTTTTTCATTTTTTTGCCGTGCAGTAATAGAAATGCTGCCTAAAATTGATTTTATACCCGATGTGATCCATTGCAATGACTGGCACTGTGGATTGATTAGTATCCTTTTAAAAGCAGAATATGCACAACAGGAATTGTATGCAAAAATTCGTACGCTTTATACTATACATAATTTAAAATACCAAGGCATTTTTGGGAAAGAAATCATGGATGACGTACTTGGACTTGATTGGAAATATTATCATGACGGCGGTTTGGAATTTGATGGTTGTGTGAATTTTATGAAGAGTGGAATTGTATATTCAGACTATATCTCAACGGTAAGTGAGACCTATGCCAAGGAGATACAATATGCATATTTTGGTGAAAGGCTGGAGCACTTGCTGCAGGCGCGCAGTCATACATTGCAGGGAATCGTCAATGGAATTGATGACAAGCTTTATAACCCCAAAACAGATGCCAAGATTTATGTTAAGTATGATGCAGAATCGGTAGAGAAAAAAGCAGAGAATAAGGTCAGACTGCAGCAAGAGCTGGGGCTGCCGATACGGCGGGACAGTCCGATGCTGGCGATTGTTTCGCGGCTTGTGGCAGAAAAGGGATTGGATTTGGTTGCACATATCATTGATGAATTAATGCAAAATGAGGATATACAACTTGTTGTTTTAGGAACTGGAGATAAACAATATGAGGAGCTGTTTAAAACGCTTGCTTGGCGCTATCCTACGAAGGTATCGGCAAATATTATATTCAGCAATGATTTGGCGCATCGAGTTTATGCAGCGTCGGATATCTTTTTAATGCCATCTCAATATGAACCGTGTGGAATTGGTCAGCTAATTGCATTACATTATGGAGCAATTCCAATTGTGCGTGAAACAGGTGGCTTGAAAGATACGGTACGCTCGTATAATAAATATGAGAATGTTGGAAACGGATTTACGTTTGCAAATTATAATGCGCATGATTTGTTGTTTACAGTGAAACGTGCATTAGGTTATTACGCAGATTCTTCTATATGGGAAAAGATTATACATAATGCCATGTCGAGTGATTATAGCTGGAAGCAGTCGGCTAAGCAATATAAAAAACTTTATAGCGACTTAAAAACGAAGTAG
- the glgB gene encoding 1,4-alpha-glucan branching protein GlgB translates to MEVSMLSDYDLYLYHQGTNYRSYQMFGAHIVVEDGQKGVRFCVWAPNAEAVSVVGDFNRWQQDVHKMKRTADTQVWSVFIPALNEGEIYKYAITSAGQTSFKADPYGFYAERRPKTASIVYDLDKFVWSDQAWCEEKTKHTVYERPMLTYEVHIGSWRRNAEGEFLTYRQTADALIAYVKEMHYTHIELMPLCEYPFDGSWGYQTTGYYAVTSRYGQPVDFMYLVNLCHENGIGVILDWVPGHFCRDEQGLRLFDGTPLYESDDPKRAENYAWGTTNFDYGRMEVQSFLISNALFWFEMYHIDGLRIDAVANMLYLNYGRKENEWEPNQHGGNGNLEAMDFLRKLNQAVFQYYPTALMIAEESTAWPMISKPVYMGGMGFNFKWNMGWMNDMFRYMSMDPIFRQYHHNLVTFSFMYAFSENFVLPLSHDEVVHGKCSLLSKMPGDYWQKFANLRAFYGYWLAHPGKKLFFMGGEFGQFIEWKYDDSLDWHLLAYPMHRNLHHYVKSANQLYLAQAAFWQIDCAWQGFEWIDCNDHQNSVISFIRKGEDPKEFVLVLCNFTPTVQRDYRVGVPVDGTYIEVFNSDCESFGGSNVINEGDFVPEHLPWHGKPQSIRITMPPLATIYLKLKNKIQVKKGKVK, encoded by the coding sequence GTGGAAGTATCAATGTTGAGCGATTATGATTTATATTTATATCATCAAGGAACGAACTATCGCAGTTATCAAATGTTTGGTGCACATATTGTAGTGGAAGATGGACAAAAAGGCGTACGGTTTTGTGTGTGGGCACCGAATGCAGAAGCAGTAAGTGTGGTGGGTGATTTTAATCGTTGGCAGCAAGATGTACATAAAATGAAAAGAACGGCTGATACCCAAGTTTGGAGTGTCTTTATTCCTGCGCTAAACGAAGGTGAAATCTATAAATATGCGATTACTTCTGCGGGGCAGACGTCTTTCAAAGCAGATCCGTATGGATTTTATGCGGAGCGTAGACCTAAAACTGCATCTATTGTTTACGATTTAGACAAGTTTGTATGGTCAGACCAAGCTTGGTGCGAAGAAAAAACGAAGCATACAGTGTATGAAAGGCCGATGCTTACGTATGAAGTTCATATTGGTTCATGGCGGCGTAATGCGGAAGGGGAATTTTTAACCTATCGTCAAACGGCAGATGCACTTATTGCATATGTAAAAGAGATGCATTATACCCATATTGAATTGATGCCGCTTTGTGAGTATCCTTTTGACGGTTCATGGGGGTATCAGACAACTGGATATTATGCTGTAACGAGTCGTTATGGTCAGCCGGTCGATTTTATGTATTTGGTTAATTTGTGTCATGAGAATGGGATTGGCGTTATTTTAGATTGGGTACCGGGGCATTTTTGCCGAGACGAACAGGGACTAAGACTTTTTGACGGTACACCGCTTTATGAATCCGATGATCCAAAACGGGCGGAAAACTATGCGTGGGGTACGACCAATTTTGATTATGGCCGCATGGAAGTACAAAGTTTTTTGATTTCAAATGCGTTGTTTTGGTTTGAAATGTATCATATTGATGGACTTAGAATCGATGCTGTAGCAAATATGTTGTATTTAAACTATGGGCGTAAAGAGAATGAATGGGAGCCAAATCAACATGGTGGTAATGGCAATTTAGAGGCGATGGATTTTTTGCGTAAATTAAATCAAGCGGTATTTCAATATTATCCGACGGCTTTGATGATTGCAGAGGAATCGACTGCATGGCCAATGATTTCAAAACCTGTGTATATGGGCGGAATGGGCTTCAATTTCAAATGGAATATGGGATGGATGAACGATATGTTTCGGTATATGAGCATGGATCCTATTTTTCGGCAGTATCATCATAATCTCGTAACTTTTTCGTTTATGTATGCATTTTCAGAGAATTTTGTTCTGCCATTATCACATGATGAGGTTGTACATGGTAAATGTTCGCTGCTTAGTAAAATGCCCGGAGACTATTGGCAGAAGTTCGCAAATTTAAGAGCGTTTTATGGATATTGGCTCGCCCATCCGGGCAAGAAGTTGTTCTTCATGGGCGGAGAATTTGGACAGTTCATCGAGTGGAAATATGATGATAGCTTAGATTGGCATCTGCTTGCATATCCAATGCATCGTAATTTGCATCATTATGTAAAGTCAGCAAATCAATTGTATCTTGCACAAGCAGCTTTTTGGCAAATTGATTGTGCGTGGCAGGGGTTTGAATGGATCGATTGCAACGATCATCAAAACAGCGTGATTTCTTTTATTCGTAAAGGCGAAGATCCCAAGGAGTTTGTGCTTGTTTTATGTAATTTTACACCGACTGTTCAGCGTGATTATCGGGTTGGTGTACCTGTTGATGGCACATACATAGAAGTTTTTAATAGTGATTGTGAGAGCTTTGGCGGATCCAATGTGATCAATGAGGGAGATTTTGTTCCAGAACATTTGCCGTGGCATGGTAAACCGCAGTCAATTCGAATTACGATGCCACCACTCGCGACGATTTATTTAAAATTAAAAAATAAAATACAAGTAAAGAAAGGGAAGGTGAAGTAA
- a CDS encoding glycogen/starch/alpha-glucan phosphorylase, which produces MFTDKEKFKSRFIHKVHAMWGKELEDLSENEIYQSFAGIIREHISENWIKTNKTYRDHQVKQVYYFSIEFLLGKLLECNLINSDIKAFCTEALADLGIDIEAVLKEEPDAGLGNGGLGRLAACFIDSIAALGLPGHGCGIRYKYGLFEQKIIHNYQVELPDNWLKDGFVWEFRKADKAVEVKFGGNAYMAEVNGKLKCIHEDYVSVNAVPYDVPIVGYKNNTVNTLRLWNAEFTRDVDSLALSYDAYKERMRYKHAVQRITKILYPEDSTYEGRLLRLTQEYFFVSAGVQSIVRHYKKLGARLTDLPNKVAIHINDTHPAIAVPELMRVLMDEEGLGWEQAWRITTHTIAYTNHTIMPEALEKWPIDMFKDHLPRIYMIIEEINRRLRAKIWACYHDDHKVGELAILWDGQVHMARLAVVGSYSVNGVAEIHSNILKNHSMAPFHQYYPGKFNNKTNGITHRRWLMKANPELTNLINQSISTQWQKDPENLIELLKFAQDKSFKDEFRKIKMRRKEILAKYIKEKNHILVNPASIFDVQIKRIHSYKRQILNILHVMYLYNHLKANPNLNIVPRTFIFAGKAAPGYRIAKITIKLINTVAEFINQDKTMQDRLKVVFLENYSVSLGELVFPAANVSEQISTASKEASGTGNMKFMMNGAITLGTLDGANVEIRNAVGDENCVIFGLKAEEVLAHYKDRTYSAWDVYNSDIRIKTVLEQLVNGFFPEDREEFRPLYDHLLYDNDEFFVLKDFAAYADAQVKIDEKYKNEQAWLTSSVKNIAHSGIFSSDRTIEEYAKEIWKIKPIIVP; this is translated from the coding sequence TTGTTTACAGATAAAGAAAAATTTAAAAGCAGATTTATTCATAAAGTTCATGCGATGTGGGGGAAAGAATTAGAAGATTTATCGGAAAATGAGATTTATCAGTCTTTCGCCGGAATTATTCGCGAACATATTAGTGAGAACTGGATTAAAACCAATAAAACTTACAGAGATCATCAAGTCAAACAGGTCTATTATTTTTCCATTGAGTTTTTATTAGGAAAGCTACTGGAATGCAATTTGATTAATTCTGACATTAAGGCTTTTTGTACAGAGGCCTTAGCTGATTTGGGCATTGATATAGAGGCTGTTTTAAAGGAAGAACCCGATGCAGGGCTTGGAAATGGGGGCCTTGGCCGATTGGCAGCTTGCTTCATCGATTCGATTGCGGCATTGGGACTGCCGGGACACGGTTGTGGAATCCGTTATAAATACGGATTGTTTGAACAAAAAATTATTCATAACTATCAGGTAGAATTACCGGATAATTGGCTTAAGGATGGTTTTGTATGGGAGTTCAGAAAGGCCGATAAAGCCGTAGAAGTCAAATTTGGCGGGAACGCGTATATGGCTGAAGTAAATGGAAAGTTAAAGTGTATTCATGAAGATTATGTAAGTGTAAACGCGGTTCCGTATGATGTGCCGATTGTTGGCTACAAGAACAATACCGTCAATACGCTTCGTCTATGGAATGCAGAGTTTACACGGGATGTTGACTCTTTGGCACTGAGTTATGATGCATATAAGGAAAGAATGCGGTATAAACATGCGGTACAGAGGATTACAAAAATTTTATATCCTGAGGATAGTACCTATGAGGGCCGGTTACTGCGTTTAACACAGGAGTATTTCTTTGTATCGGCGGGGGTACAGAGTATTGTCCGGCATTATAAAAAATTGGGAGCACGTTTAACTGATTTGCCTAATAAAGTTGCCATTCATATTAATGATACGCATCCGGCGATTGCAGTGCCTGAACTTATGCGCGTACTGATGGATGAAGAGGGATTGGGCTGGGAGCAGGCATGGAGGATTACGACACATACGATTGCTTATACAAACCACACAATTATGCCGGAAGCTTTAGAAAAGTGGCCAATTGATATGTTTAAAGATCATCTGCCGCGTATTTATATGATTATTGAGGAAATAAATCGGCGATTGCGAGCAAAAATTTGGGCGTGCTATCACGATGATCATAAAGTTGGTGAATTGGCGATTCTTTGGGATGGGCAAGTTCATATGGCCAGGCTTGCTGTGGTTGGCAGTTATAGTGTAAATGGGGTTGCTGAGATCCATTCCAACATTTTAAAAAATCATTCCATGGCACCATTTCATCAATATTACCCGGGTAAGTTTAATAATAAAACGAATGGAATTACACATAGACGTTGGTTAATGAAAGCCAATCCAGAGCTTACAAACTTGATCAATCAGTCTATTTCAACACAGTGGCAAAAAGATCCCGAGAATTTAATTGAATTACTAAAATTTGCACAAGACAAGAGTTTTAAAGACGAATTTAGAAAAATTAAGATGCGGCGTAAAGAAATTTTAGCGAAGTATATAAAAGAAAAAAATCATATTCTTGTGAACCCGGCATCTATTTTTGATGTACAAATTAAACGAATTCATTCTTATAAGCGGCAGATTCTAAATATTTTGCATGTAATGTATCTCTATAACCACTTGAAAGCGAATCCAAATTTAAATATCGTACCGCGTACCTTTATTTTCGCTGGGAAAGCGGCGCCTGGTTATCGTATCGCAAAAATTACAATAAAACTCATTAATACAGTAGCTGAATTTATCAATCAGGATAAAACAATGCAAGATCGCTTAAAAGTTGTATTTTTAGAAAATTACAGTGTGTCTCTTGGTGAACTGGTATTTCCTGCCGCGAATGTCAGCGAACAGATTTCAACTGCAAGCAAGGAAGCTTCTGGCACGGGAAATATGAAATTTATGATGAATGGTGCGATTACACTCGGTACTTTAGATGGTGCAAATGTGGAAATACGCAATGCTGTGGGTGATGAAAACTGCGTAATCTTTGGATTAAAGGCGGAAGAGGTACTGGCACATTACAAAGATCGTACATATTCTGCATGGGATGTCTACAATAGTGATATTCGAATAAAGACTGTTTTAGAACAATTAGTCAATGGATTTTTTCCGGAAGATAGAGAAGAATTTAGACCGTTATATGATCATCTATTGTACGATAACGATGAGTTTTTTGTTTTGAAAGATTTCGCTGCGTATGCCGATGCGCAGGTAAAGATTGATGAAAAATACAAAAATGAACAAGCATGGTTAACCTCAAGTGTTAAGAATATTGCGCACTCTGGGATATTTTCAAGTGATCGGACAATTGAAGAGTATGCAAAAGAAATTTGGAAGATAAAACCGATTATTGTTCCTTAA
- the glgD gene encoding glucose-1-phosphate adenylyltransferase subunit GlgD: MKTVMGMINLQENESLIQEITSDRPIAAIPFAGRYRLIDFSLSSMVNSKIQNVGILLPKKSRSIMDHLRSGKDWDLARKQDGLCYLPPAESKNDLRNGDVQSFHYHLDYIEHSAQQYILITGSHVIYNMNYEKVLRFHQNTGADITMVYHMREKNDLSSGAVLETADNGLLTDLAIMPATKPQAKVFMGIFLMEKNLFMDMIRKTYARGGTDFFIDGIMKHMDQYTIYGYQHQGYVARVTSISSYYQASMELLESKNWQELFLDGGLIYTKIKDEAPVKYKQSAVVSKSMVANGCIVEGTVENSILFRGVRIGKGVHVKNSIIMQKCELEDEASVENVICDKNVVITKGKWLKGAPNYPLIVEKGVVI, encoded by the coding sequence TTGAAAACAGTAATGGGAATGATAAATCTTCAAGAGAATGAAAGTTTAATACAAGAAATCACGAGTGATCGTCCAATTGCCGCAATTCCTTTTGCCGGCAGGTATAGACTGATTGATTTTTCCTTATCCAGCATGGTAAATTCAAAAATTCAGAATGTAGGTATTTTGTTGCCAAAAAAATCTCGTTCGATTATGGATCATTTACGTTCGGGCAAGGATTGGGATCTGGCACGCAAGCAGGATGGGTTATGTTATTTACCTCCGGCAGAAAGTAAAAACGATTTGAGAAATGGCGATGTGCAAAGTTTTCATTATCATTTGGACTATATTGAACACAGTGCACAACAGTATATATTAATTACCGGCAGCCATGTTATTTACAATATGAATTATGAAAAGGTTCTGCGTTTTCATCAAAACACAGGTGCAGACATTACGATGGTTTACCATATGAGAGAAAAGAATGACTTATCAAGTGGTGCTGTTTTAGAGACTGCCGATAACGGCCTTTTAACGGATCTTGCCATCATGCCGGCAACGAAACCACAGGCAAAAGTTTTTATGGGGATTTTCTTAATGGAAAAAAATCTGTTTATGGACATGATTCGCAAAACTTATGCTAGGGGCGGAACAGACTTTTTTATTGACGGTATCATGAAACATATGGATCAATATACGATTTATGGTTATCAACATCAGGGCTATGTGGCTAGGGTAACTTCGATTTCTAGTTATTATCAGGCGAGTATGGAACTGCTGGAATCGAAAAATTGGCAGGAGCTATTCTTGGATGGTGGTTTAATTTATACAAAGATCAAAGACGAGGCGCCTGTAAAATATAAACAGAGTGCAGTTGTATCAAAATCAATGGTGGCAAATGGATGTATTGTTGAAGGGACCGTGGAAAACAGTATTTTGTTTAGGGGTGTACGTATCGGTAAAGGGGTACATGTGAAAAACAGTATTATTATGCAAAAATGTGAATTGGAAGACGAGGCCTCTGTAGAAAATGTGATTTGTGATAAAAATGTAGTGATTACAAAAGGGAAGTGGTTGAAAGGAGCGCCGAATTATCCTTTAATCGTTGAAAAAGGTGTTGTGATTTAA